Genomic DNA from Prunus persica cultivar Lovell chromosome G1, Prunus_persica_NCBIv2, whole genome shotgun sequence:
TCCAACAATGTTGACAGACCTTATCAAAACATATAAATCTGGGTTTTCCCTCATTAAAATGGACAACGATGGATAACAACATAGATGGAGAATCTCACATACAGTAAAGAGGTACTCGGGGAAATTTGGTTGTCCTCTTGCTCTGGTTTTACTTTACCAATTTCCACAGAAGACTAAACATTGAAAATTGATGACATGTGCATGTTTAGATTGATGACTTGCGTTATCTGGAAAAAGAGTTTCAACCATGATATGCGCAATAATACAATGGCATATGGGAAAAAGTTGCAACTAGCAAACAAAATGGCACTACCTATTATGATGCATTCCAATAGAGAAAAACGTGAGGGCAGGGCAATTCCAAGCTCTAACAAGGATACAGAATGTACGGACTTACATCTTTAGAAGGAAACACCTCAATTCCGGGGTTCATTCTTGTATTGACTGCTTCAAGCTTCATTGACAGGAACTGCAGCATCCCCGTACATCGATAAGGCTCGATTGTAAGATTACATGTGGGAAAAATTCATAGTAAAAAATGACGGACGGTAATGAATTGGAAAAATATTCATACCTCCACCTGACGCTGTAGTGATTGGATGTAATTAATTATCTCATCAAGGACCAAGGCTTTCCCAATAACCTGAATTAGATAACTTGCGTTAATCAGCagttttcttctattttaagCAAAGGCtgaaactaaacaaaatacGATCGATGCAGCATGTTTAGTTCTGATGTCTAACTGGGTTGCAGACTAagagaaaaaattataaattaaaacaaaaaataagaaaattttcttGCCAACTATTTCTAACACATTTTCATGCAATTAGGTGTTGACTAGTagatgaaatttatttttaaggacGGCCATACCATACCTTATTACAACCAGGGACCAGATCTTGGAGAATTTTCATCCTCTCACTTATCTTTTCTCTTCTGGCCTGTCAACCACAAAGTTCCAATCAGTATCTCTCATTTAATAGCTCAACATAGCAGATACAATTTCCATTGCTTAAAATTCAATACATCTGCATTATGATTATCacttataaaaaaacaaattaaattaaaaacatcaCAGCTTGTTTAAGAGAATTGAAGTAAATTACTCTTTCTGCAAGGCTGTGGCTATCAGTAGCTTGACCCCTTCTAGCTCGCACATGGATATAGTCCTGCTTAGGTGGATCAGGGGGCTGAGTACTTTGTTCCACCGGCTTCCCTGAACTGGTTTCTGCTTCGGCTTTCGACTCACAGGTCTCATCTCTACTTCTTGCTGCTGTTTTAAGCCTTTTCCCATCGCAATCACTCtgccagaaaagaaaaaaaaattggaacaaaacatatacatatataattaagaaataGTTCAATTAAAGAAACAGCCTTGCTCCAATCACAAATATATAGATTTAGAAATTTTCAAGAAGTTTACGTAGCAAACAGTAAATAGCACATTTATACGTCAAGTTAATACAAATCAACGAACACAAACAATAGTAACCAAATCATAATTAGCAGCAAGCTAAACAGAGTTTAAGCAATTGAATTATATTGAATGAAGGACGTACCCCGCCAATATGGCCACTGCTTTTGGGGGACTCGTCCTCTGCATCGAGCCTTTTCCTCGCGGCACCGCCACCGTGGCTGCCTCTGACGTCCAAGCTCATCGGATTCGGATCACTACCGGCCAAGACGTCCCGAATCGCACCCGAAACGTCCCCAAACTGCGCGAAACTCTGAGCGAAGTTCGGCCTCCGCAGCCCCAGCGCACCTCCTCCTCCAGAATCCCCACCGCTCGCGCCCCCGCCGTTCATCGGGAACTGCCAGATCTCCGAGAGATTAAACGACGTCGCATTGGCATTCGAGAAGGAGCACTCGTTGACGAGCGTAGGCGGATCCATTTTCACACTCCGATCCGATTCAAGTTCGGGTTTGGATTTCAATTGGAGTTGGAATAAATGTTTGCATTCGCCGGATTCAAATATTAAGTTAAATCTTAGCCGCGAAGGGGAAAGAGAGCGTTTTTGATTAAGTAGTAGCTTCGGAAAAGAAGATGAGAGAAAGTGAGAGCATTTAAGCTAGAAATGGATAGCAagaggtagagagagagaagctctGCGTGATCTCCTTGGACAGTGGAGGTTGGTGCGCACTGTGCCTACTGCGTACTGGTGAGTTTTCCCTTtagttttctctttctttctctttccttcaattttcaCAACACACACTACTTTCATAGACAGCGACCTCGGGAGTTGCGAAACCAAGTCACTTCCAGCGAGAGCTTTTCTCGGAGCCTCCAGCGTTTCACTGTCCCTTTCTTTTCATGCCCTCTCCCTGccttctctctcactcttcTTCCACTCTTATGTAAAACCTCTGCCTCGCTTCTCCACCGTCGGATCTAAATACAAGTACAGTCAACCGCATTGACGGTGGGGGACGagacgtttttttttttttttttcctgttatGAAAGAAGATGGGGTCGCGCTCACGTTTTCTTAAAGTACAAATTCAAAGTACTCTCTTCTCGTTTCCCATCTCGGGTCACGATATTTTGGTTATCTGAGTTAGATTAAATTGGGCTTTTGTGTAGGTTTGATTAAGGTAGCTTATGATTTCCTAAAAGGTGGGTTAGTGGGTTCGCAATAATTTAATCATTGTTATGATTATGATGTGTGTTATGGgtctaattattatttaagatTTGACTAAGCATGGTTTTAGATTTGATGTGTGTTAGGGGATGAATGGGACCATTTTTGGAAGCTTGGCCCACCCCTACCTATCATGATCATTGTTACCCAAAAGGGAAATGttgctcttttatttttctgaaattaGATGTCCCAATCCCAAACCAACGAATCACATTAAATTGTAGTTAATTAAGTTGGAGGAAATTAGGAAGCctcaatattattattttttggttaaaagaAAAGGTGGCATGAGTGTCACTTCTTTTAGCCGAGCACGGGTTAAGGGAAAGTTCTTCCCAAGAGGTTCGTTACATATGCGGATGATCGAACTCGGGACCTCATTGAAGAGCCTGATTACATTCGCTCAACATGTGTGACCTAATCCGTTCAATTTTCCACTAAACCAAACCCACTTGAGTAAAGcctcaatatttttcattcattgcTGTTCTGATCATCTCATTGCATTTGAATTTCTATTCCGAAAATAACTTTCACAAAGAATCATTACCCTTCAAAAGCTTGTAGGAAAAAGAATCCGTAAGAGCGATTTTGGCACTCACCAAACTCCATTTTGGTAAACTCCACGTGCAAATAAGGATGTATGCACGAAATATTGGGCATTGCCTTTTGGGTAAAATAAGATTCTCATTTCATGCGCATTTCTCTACAGCTTAGTAAGTTCCTTGTCTGTTGCACAAGTGCGCAGGACCACTTGTCAGCAGTACTTCCCTTCAAATGActaaatttgagaaattcttCGGTGTAACTGAATGCTACGTGTTATTATTAATTCACTTATCTTTAACAGCTAGCATATGTGGTTCAGTACTGCAAAAATTAAAAGGCAAAGGCTCTGGCATTGGCCTGACGGTGACCTAGTTTGGTATATGCAATTCTCATTTGTTAAAAATGAAGAGTGATGGATGGATATGACGAATATGCCAAACCTTTGCCCCTTTCTAATATCAATTGTGGTTAGGCATACATACTCGCAGGAAAGGATATGTTGCTCTTTCTCTAGATAAACACTTGCACAAATTCAACACGTGCAGTTCATCTATTTTGTCACGTGTGCTGATTGTGATACTGGTCTCTGCTTTGTCGTCTTTGGGATTGATATCCGATATGCGATAGATATGGATACCAGCAAAGTAAGGGAAAAGCTTGATATCGTataagatgatgatgatatatTCAATCGGTAATAGACTTATAACTTAAATAGTTAAGAGTAGTAACCTTAATGTGTTCAAATCATCTCTTCCAATATCACttatgtaaaaaaaatatgtagatATGCTCCATCGTTGTCGTTTAAGGCATGTGGATATGGCAGATTGCGCTGTGGTATCATCATGATGTTAAAGAGCACGTGCTAAATTCTAAGAATTACTGTTACATGAAGGAATTAATTCAATCCAGCATCGCATGGCATGTGGAAAGTTACTATAAATGGTAATGTAAATGCCGTCcattgagttttgttttaacTAGGAGTCTACCAGCTCCCCCCTGCCATTTTATGCCAGATGCTTGTACTCTGAAATTTCTGccgactttttttttctctttgggtGGATATATATCAGTTGTATGCAGTAAGTACTAAGTCGTGGGTGGATGTGCCACACCATATGATGATGTGATAAAGGGGTAAAAGAGCTTTGCTCCATACGCGTTTAGTCGACTTTCAACACTTTGTAAGATCCGCACTAACTAACAACTTTTGGCAGatgattattaattaaatcaacatTTAGAAAATAATCGTTCATGCACATATAAACGACTCTTAATTATTAagtcaaaatatatttatgaaCCGCGCAAGTTTAATTGTCCTTAGTATATATGAGAAAACAATcgtttatacatatatatatatatataaaaccgCGCATGCAATTGTTCTTAACATATGAACAATCGTTCATGCACATATATGGGCTTGGAAAATTGAGAGTCATTGTGAGAAAACATTCCATACAtcataaaattattataaatccCACATATGCAAAAGATTTGGATCACTGGCGAATGAAGAGCTTTCAGATACTTAATGGTACCTACTATGAGCAGAGCCAGCCTCGATGATTAAATGTTTGATAACTGTAGATGTCAGAGCAGTTTATGgattatgcataaatattgTCTTTTCAATGTAATGTGATATGCTAGATGAGATGGATCGGTCCCTGCTTAGTGGTTGATAAGTGGTTTAGTTGATTCAATGCTGAGTTAAGTAGTTGtgacacatatatatatatatccttatTTTACTTACCATAAAACAATATTCTAAAGTCTTTTATTTTGAGTGATCATAAATTATAAGGAGTTTGTAACATCCATATTACAATGAATTTATAATTCAATTGGTTAAaggtatttatttatgcatTTGATGTTTTTTATTCGAATATCATCTCTTTTAATATCGCATGTATGCAcggaagagaggaaaaaaaagaagaagaacgtCCATACATATGCAGAATTGCGAACTGCTAAACACAGCGTGTGCTTAGCTGCACaacattaatattttggaCTTTTAccagataaaaagaaaatggggtCGAGATTTTGACCATATAAATGAAGCCCAATGAAAAGTTGAGTGGCCCTGACACCTGGCTTCCTGGAACACATTGTCCACCCccactctctcactctctcatatGGACCCTCATAAACTAATAATTCAAGGGTTCTTGATCCAATTGGCATGCTTTATCCATCAACTCAAAAACATGCATCTAGATTCTCATCAATTATTATAACTATTTTTGAATGAAAAGCTGTAAATCCTGCTTATTTGGAAGATAAAAGCAAAGAGCAAGAGCAATGCCAGACAGCCTAACTGGACAAGCAGGTGGGGAACATATGTGATAAGCTTTTGAATTCTTCTCGCGATGGTTTCATCATCTTTGTGACCCATTTGGGCACCCATATTTTCAACACAAATGTCAGTGTCCAGTACATTCTGTATGGAGTTAGCTTAGCGGCCTGCACACTGCAAAACACTAGTCAATCCATCGGTCAACGGTAAGAGAAATTGGCTTAACATgccattaaaaagaaaaaaaaaacaagagaccTAATAATTTTATGATATCATAAAATTTCAGTACGTAGCCAATCAGCCAAGCATCTCAAAAGGGAAAATGTCATAATTATTGATGTTATTGAAGGCTACCCGATATTGAAGTATCAAGTAATATCAACAACTGGTTATCTGTATGTTACCAGTTGGTAGGCCATATGGCGCTTCAAACGCGAATAAAGATCATTTCATCACCAACGAATGTCACGCATGAGCAGGACTCATACATAATAACACAAGGCCcccaaaattattattttgtaaataacatAATGGTTTAATAAAtctttcaacaacaaaaaagggttttttaagaaggaaaaacaaaattccaaccaaaaaacaaatagaggtatcaaaaatattataatcatCGCAAAAGGCTTATATCTCAAATGATTAAATAATTCAAAACAGTTATCACTAAATCCAAGCTCCTGTATTCAAATTTCCCCGGCCCTAATATCAAttgtgtaaaataaaaaattagcatAACTCCATATTTCAGTGGCGGGAAAGTGTAATGCGAATTAGCGGGGGCATTCGATGAAAATTTCAATCGGGCAGAGGCAGAGACCGAAAATTAAATTCCTCAAAACTAAAAAGTGGCATGCAGTGCGCAAACAATTACAATTTACACAGGTAGATATGGAACATTTTGGAGAGAAAATGGAGTTGCTTAAATTCTCCAAATTCAAGCTCCAGCTTCGAACGCTCATCACCGAAGTCCGAGAACTCAGAGTAAGAATTATCATCGTCTTCAacaccactctctctctctctctctctctctgatcgGTTTTTGGTGAATACACATTTCCAGGAAAAGGAACGCTCTGCCACCGAGCAACTTCGTCTTCTTATTCAGgttaaatttgaaaatcaacttaaactctttctttctaattGCATTTTACTTCTTCGTATCAATGAAGTGTTtggaaacagaaacaaaagcaAACCGAGGAAGAATACGGGAGGAAATTACAGGAAGCGCAGGCTGAATTAGCTTCCTCCAATGAGCTGCGCCAAAAACTCGAAAGAGAGGTTCGTCAAATTACGTAAAAATGTTTGCTGCTGAAGTGTTTGTCGAAATGCTTGTTAGAGATCATAGtcaatgttattttaattGAGCTGTTCTTCCCCacacaccccccccccccttttttAATCCTTTTCTCCAATTGTTTTTGTGAATGCTTGTTCTTTCAGGCAAGGTACCTTCAGAATGACAATTCTATGCTCGAGAACAAGCAAAAAGAGTTGAAAGGAACGATACAAAGCCTACTCCAGTCGAGGGACACATTCGTTAATGCTTATGAGGTTCGTGTTTGTGTGCCAATTAGTAGAGCCTGACTGTGTTAACCGACACATTACTCATTGGCATCATATTCGTGTACAGGAATCCACTTGTGAAATGAAACGCTCAATTCAGTGCAGAGATAGAAAGCTTTCTGTCCTATCTGAGAAGATTAAATATCATCTATTGCTATTTGATTCAATAGAAAAGGAGGCAATGTCTGTAAAGAAAGTTGTGGATAACGTGCAACGTATCGTGAGTGAAAAAGAGGAAGTAGGCAAGCAGCtctttgaattcttaatgtatACTTATATTGAATTTGAAGCTGCAGTTTCAGATTCCTTCTAACTTGCTGCTTTGTTAACAGTAGCTGGCTTAAAGAGCAAATTGGATACTGTTTCCACATTTGAGAAAGTATTTATAGGTAACTCCAAGTTCTTATTCACCTGCATTTAACTTATAGTTATCTAAGTACAAACCTTGTTGATTATTTGGGCCAGGTAGTGAAACTTGTGAGTCATGTCCAAGGAATTAACTTAACTTGGGGCTgtccaaataataataaaaaaaaatttggtgtaACTGTTATGCCAGAATTCAACCATTCTGTACCATTGTATATCAACTATGGATGTTGCAAATTAAGTTATTCTATTGTTCAAACAGAAGTTGTTGGATGTAATACTTGATACCATCAATAATTTATTGGACATGAACTATGTTATGCAGAAAGGATCTGTGACCTCGAAAGCAAACTGAATAATTATGAAGGTGAGACTCGGAGAAAGGATAGAGTCATCTCAGAACTAGAAGCACTGATGGAGGCAGCAAAAATTTGCAATAACAGCCATACACAAATAGAAGAGATATCCACACCAGCATTTAAGATTcgtttgtttgattgattccTAAAGTATAACCTATTCTTTTAGCTTAATGTTTATCATCAACGCCTTCTCTTAATTTACCCTTACCTTCAGAAAATTATATCATCAAAGGATGTTGTCATACAGAATTTGATGTCAGAAAAACAGGtttaaatttcagattttttcattatttattttcagctTAGATCTTAAATACATCTACTGTTGAATTCTAAACTCTACTTGAAATATTCCATGATCAGGCATTGCATTTTGAAGTTGGGAGTTTGGGGATTATCTTAAGGAAGATTCAAGACACTGTTAGAAGTATGAATGAAGAGGTAGAGAACGTTTGAGTTTGATTTAAACATATGAGTTTTTGCTTCAAAACTTTACCCGGGACCATAATCAAGTTTAATTATAGACAGATACTGTATGGATGGTACCTATATATGGACTTAAGACGTCGACCATTGCCTTGTCTAGAGATTAGGTATAACCTGCCATTCTGTCACCTGACtaatttatatacaaaattgttttcttgAGAATAATTGTCCTTAAGCAATTCTATTGAATCCCACATTTCTAATTGGTAATTCTAATTAATCAATGtcatatgtgatatttggtGCGACTTcttaagttttttgtttttctctgttGTAATGCATCTAGAACCTTCCCTCAGTATTTTCTCGATGGATCTCTACCGAAGAAACTCATTGCTTCCTTTGTGGGAAATGTCTGTAATTTATATGCCAGGATAAAGGGGTAATTTCCTCAATGCTGGAACGCCAAGGAGGATGCAATATGATTTTGACGAAAGAAGATAATAGGTAGAAATAACATTGTTATCATCCATTCATGAGTTGTATAGCCGTTTCCAGATTTAAACTTACCAACCTGTTTCAATATGAGCTGTAATGTGATAACAGTAGAAAGACATCTTTTTCTCCCCATTTAAGATCTATATAGTCAACTGCGTTAATTAGGTGATTGTAAATCAAAGGTATTGTGTCCTATACAAATCAATATATTGGAATGCAATATTGGCATTCCTGTTAAATCTCCCAGCAGGCATGCTTGCATCTTGCTTGTCATGCTTTCTTTAGAAAACAGGAAATTGTATAAACTGTTCTGTGATTGGAGAAATATGTTCTTATTGGAGATAATAAACAAATACCATAATGCAACATAGGTAGTCGTTTTGCTTTTGCTAGGTCTCGCTGTTATATTTTAAGGACATTGTTATTGTCCTTTCAGGATTGAAGATGCAGTCAACAACAATGCAGAAAAGTCGCAAGAAAAGGCTTATGGGACAGGCGTTGGAGGAAATACAAGTTTTTCTTGTTCACCTATTTCTCAAAAGTACAAGTCAGCTGGCAACGACTTGCAAGAGAACAATAACTTTGACTCCTGTGTGTCAGAGGCAAGTGAATTTACAGGTTGTAAATTGAGAAACACTCTACTTGGTTATTCTATATAGTATGTGTTCTTTTCCTTATTCAACAATGCACTGGCAGTTTAACTGTTCTTCCCCACAGTCGGCTTCCTCAAAACCTCAATCAGGAGCTACTCTTCCAAGTGCCTCCGTAAATGATAGAAAGGTATGAGGTTTTGTCACCTTGTGTCACATTAGCTGCTTTAATGAAGTCAGGCTGAAATGTTTTTTCTCAACGATACACGCGATGATTTAGTAAAATTtagaattaattattttgatgcaTTAGAAAAGAGCTCAAACTAGTTTGATTGACTTGTTCAGCTTCCCTAAcgtaaaattttcaatattcaGGATAATTGCACAACATCAATGCATATAGATTCAGAGTGCTCAACAACCCAAGATTAAGCCTCAAATAATCCAAATTAGGTTCGTGGACAGTACCCATCACATCATTTTCATCATGGGAAGCATAACTGCATAAGTAGGAGGATGCAAAGACGCTGGGAGTTGGCATCAGAAATTAGGTAAATTCTATAGCTGTCTTAAAATAGTAGATATTGTGGATGTAGAACAGGTTGGGCTATGGTGACTTGAGCCCACCctgtagttttattttattcttttggtGGGCTGACCTTACAATGCTAGGTGCGTTTTTTTGAAGAATCTCTGGTGTTGaaagcttcaatttttttaactcaGTTTCTATTATCTCAGGCTGACCTCAGCTGAGCTAAGCTAAACCTTTCGATACAATTCTAATCGAAATGCTCTATGAGGTTATATTTTGAATCTAGTTGTCTAGTGGCCATTGTTACAAAATGTCAACCAAGTGACTCAGTgagtacgaagttcattagaGAAACTGAAGTTTACCAGAATTTTATAGGAGAATCAAATCAAGCATCTACTCAGACAATCTTTCTTTTATTAGAGGAGGCTCTCTAGTCTCTACCTAAATGTCGAAAActgaattaaagaaagaaaaattagataaataaaTGTGATCACGTGCGCATTTCAGACAAATTTAATAGGCGTCACACATATaagataaattaaattaagaaaatacttTCCTCATTTCACATAAGTAGTAATTCCTATATTTATGTTAATGACAATATATGTGTGtagaaatttttctttttatatttttgttgaattctTTTTGCACATGAAGTAGGCAAACAATATTCATTAAATTAAGAACATTAGGAAGGAGGATTGTGCGTGCGTGGTTGGTTTGTGAAGTGTGATGATTTCTGGATCGGTGTTTGTTAATGGGCATACATACAGAAAGTTAAAACCTAGATCCGTGTTAAGTTGGCGTGCAGCTTTACCCGGACGGCACGTGAGTCAACTGCTGCTTCCCAGATGACATTTAATGATTCCCTAATTCGAGAAATGCCCATGACAAGTAGTCAACTTGGTTTAATGATTTTGCCCATTCTTTAACTTTTAACTTGTTTTGGTGATCCATGACCATGAATCTTGAATTCTCTTTTCTCATCTGTTTGGGCTATATTTTGAAAAGTTAATCCCAGGAGGGATATAGAAGCtggagagaaacaaaaaatttaggcTTCTTTCTGCTTACCCACCAAAAACTTTGGAGTAACGGCCACTCCAATAAATTTCCAAAGAAAGATGGACTTTGGTTTCCAATTAGAAGAAAAACTTCGTTAATTGCATTAGCTGCCCTAGCCTCTAGGTATAGTGCAAAAGAAGTAATGGTGGATTGGGTTTGTTAAGTTAAAGGTAGACCAGGCATTAAACAAAGAGTTAGAGGAATCTGAATCAGAATTAACAATGGCAGACAATGCTAAGCCCAAGACCATAAATGAAGATGCTAAAGATTCTTTTAGCTATCCCCCTTGTATTAGGAATAtcactttcttctctttttctggattttttttttctcacaaGAATTGCTTTACTTCTCTCGATGTCGGAAGAGATCATGAGTTCAAATCTCCTCTTCATTAACTAAAAAAACAAGGATTAACTCACTAAGTATCAGGGCCGCCCTTGGATAGTGCAAGTGGGCCCCGAAAAtatttacataaaaaaaaatcttcaatATATATACCCTCACACTTTCACCTCCAATCCAcatcaaaaggaaagaaaaagttaatcatcatcatcatcatcatcattcatcaATCTTTCTTTGGCTCTTTTGTTCAATCATttgagaatttttgtttttatttcaaattcaGGAATTTCAACACCAAAACATGAATATCCTATTTCCTAAATTCATAGACCACTCAAAATTTGTGCTATTATTGATgatgaattttagttatataaaaataattgttttatGATATTAAGttatgaaaaattattatttttattattttcatattaaattatgtgAGAGTCTCAATTTAAGTTTCATACAGGGTCCTCAAGATCTCAGAACCGGCCATGCTACTTATTAGGTGCGCCTTCAACACTAATTAGGCCGTGAAACCACAATTCAATGTAATTAAAAGTGTTTACTTATATACATGAGGTCTTATAAAATTaagaatttaataaatttgttAGAAATAAACGGGGTTGTTTTGAACAAACTTTAGTCAGCtattaacaaacaaaacatatttACACTCATTACAAACTTTAAGTTTTTCATAATTTGTTCCACTACGAGGTTCAAGAAATATGGAACACTCATTTTAAAGGTGTAGTAATTGAAATAGTTGTGGCAGCAGCATTCACACAGGACGTGCAATGCAATCCCCATCAAAGGCcccatttcaatttcttgttcCATACATAATTTGGTGATAGCTGTTGCTATCCGTGTCAGGCACGAACGCTTCCTTACGGAAGTTTTCGTGTTGAATGTTTGATGTTTGTATTCATTAATTGATTGCTGTTCAAAATTTTGGATTTACAGCTGCAACATGGGGTCCCTGCCAAGTCACGTACAGTGTCCACCacaaaataatgtaaaataCTTTTGGTACATCCAACATTTCTAGTTGTATCTCATATTTTTAGTCATGTTTTTTTGGATTATAGGGattcaagagatttgtggtcacttattattggatgtaaattcaacggttcacacTCTTGcacttattttaaaaaacttttttgaaccattgaatttatATTCAACGGTGAATGACCACAAATCTTTTAGACTCCTGTAATTCAAAAGATCAAAACTGCtcatattttatgatttaatcTAAAGTTGatatttgttttcacaaagCAAAGATGCCATAATGATTCATTGGTTGTGGACGGTGGGAATatgaagatgaaaataaatttttgagTCTGAAGTACATCTTGATAATAAATTTATGTCGTGGTTAATAAAATTTatgataataaatttttttattcaatttaatattTGACTATGTGTCATTTTCACTTAATATCAAGTCGCATTTGATACAATATAGAAAATtagtcttttcttttgtgtacGCACAACACAAATATAAAGATCAAAACTGTAGAAGTGAGGGCTTTATAAAATGGAAAATACTCGTCCCCTTTTTGGAAAGTAAgaaattcttattttttgttaattacaGTTTAAAATGTGTGTAgagatttattattttataaattatttttgtatatgtgTCAATGATTTGCACGAAATAGAAATGCCTCTTTATCCTTGTAAAATTGGAAATAGCGTGGgttgtatttatttgttttttatttttaaaatatctaAAGTATTACAGTTTTGTTCTTTGTATCTGTGTTGTGCGTACGCAAAAAAATATCTGTAGTATCAAAAGCAAATCAATTTGGGTAGGTGAGAATGAGTGGACAAAACAAAAGCGTTGAGATCTTTAAAATGGATTTCCCCTTCCCCTCCTATCCTCCTATGATCCTATCCACCACTACCAAAaaattgttcttctttttgtttgtttctcttttatttatttatttaagcttttattttttacttaattattaaaacaaataataatatattttaataatttcaacTGAAGAAGTAATAGAAGCCGACCTTATTGTAATTGTCGAAGAAGAAACTGTGAGGCCATGGCAATTCGTGGACTGACCCAGAGATGGAAAGAACATACGACACAACGTACACCATGAAACTTGTA
This window encodes:
- the LOC18789786 gene encoding spindle pole body component 110 isoform X1, producing MKISIGQRQRPKIKFLKTKKWHAVRKQLQFTQVDMEHFGEKMELLKFSKFKLQLRTLITEVRELREKERSATEQLRLLIQKQKQTEEEYGRKLQEAQAELASSNELRQKLEREARYLQNDNSMLENKQKELKGTIQSLLQSRDTFVNAYEESTCEMKRSIQCRDRKLSVLSEKIKYHLLLFDSIEKEAMSVKKVVDNVQRIVSEKEEVVAGLKSKLDTVSTFEKVFIERICDLESKLNNYEGETRRKDRVISELEALMEAAKICNNSHTQIEELQKIISSKDVVIQNLMSEKQALHFEVGSLGIILRKIQDTVRSMNEEDKGVISSMLERQGGCNMILTKEDNRIEDAVNNNAEKSQEKAYGTGVGGNTSFSCSPISQKYKSAGNDLQENNNFDSCVSEFNCSSPQSASSKPQSGATLPSASVNDRKDNCTTSMHIDSECSTTQD
- the LOC18790562 gene encoding transcription factor bHLH79, with product MDPPTLVNECSFSNANATSFNLSEIWQFPMNGGGASGGDSGGGGALGLRRPNFAQSFAQFGDVSGAIRDVLAGSDPNPMSLDVRGSHGGGAARKRLDAEDESPKSSGHIGGSDCDGKRLKTAARSRDETCESKAEAETSSGKPVEQSTQPPDPPKQDYIHVRARRGQATDSHSLAERARREKISERMKILQDLVPGCNKVIGKALVLDEIINYIQSLQRQVEFLSMKLEAVNTRMNPGIEVFPSKDFGQQTFDTSAMAFGTQPPREYSRGSSPEWLHMQVGGGFERT
- the LOC18789786 gene encoding spindle pole body component 110 isoform X2; its protein translation is MKISIGQRQRPKIKFLKTKKWHAVRKQLQFTQVDMEHFGEKMELLKFSKFKLQLRTLITEVRELREKERSATEQLRLLIQKQKQTEEEYGRKLQEAQAELASSNELRQKLEREARYLQNDNSMLENKQKELKGTIQSLLQSRDTFVNAYEESTCEMKRSIQCRDRKLSVLSEKIKYHLLLFDSIEKEAMSVKKVVDNVQRIVSEKEEVVAGLKSKLDTVSTFEKVFIERICDLESKLNNYEGETRRKDRVISELEALMEAAKICNNSHTQIEELQKIISSKDVVIQNLMSEKQALHFEVGSLGIILRKIQDTVRSMNEEDKGVISSMLERQGGCNMILTKEDNRIEDAVNNNAEKSQEKAYGTGVGGNTSFSCSPISQKYKSAGNDLQENNNFDSCVSEASEFTVGFLKTSIRSYSSKCLRK